The nucleotide sequence CTACAATCTCATCACGTGTCATACCAGGTGTAAGTTCGTATACACCCGCCTGAAACCGTGAGCCCTCACCCTTCAGCTTCAACCATCCACTAAAAAGAAAAGCGTTCCGTATCAAACCTTTTTGTTCGAGCAGCTCCGCTACACTCTTTGCACGCATCCCTGAGCTTATCGTTACTTCTATCGGTGATGATGGAGATACGGAACGCAAGCCATTCCATACATACAATAGTACACTTGAGCCTATACCGATTACGATCGCTAATGCAATTAAGAATGACCAAAGGAACACCTTCGGCTTACGACGCCGAACAGGTGTGTCGGCTTGTGATTCAGCGCGAGGAATTTGAGCTTCTGTTGTACTTTCTGCGTTATTCTTAACGTTAGATTGTACATTGGAACGTGAAATTCTCGTCTCCTCAAACTGTGTATCCTCTCTATCCAACCCAATTCCCCTCCAGCAACACTTGATTGCAGCAATATCGTAATCATTATAAGAATGGAGTATAAATATATCTTCTGACATGTCTAGAAAAAAGAGCGGTCGCCCGCTCTTTAACTACAATAACACTCAGGGCTGATCATTATTTCCAAATTGCATATCATCATAAGCCTCTGCGACAGCTTCCCACTCATCATCTTCGACGACGGTTTCTAGCTGCACTTCGCCTTCAGCATCTACTGCGACTTGAAAAACTTCAAACGTATCGTCTTGGCGATCTGTCTCTGATTGTAAAATGACATATTGCTTTGCATTCAGCGACAACTCCGCTACAATGTGATACGGCAGCGCGCGGTTCTCATCATCTTCCAACTCAATGATGTCTCCATACAGTTGACGCAAGCTAGTTAGCTCACTCACACTTCTTCACCCTCGACATCATCGAAATCGCCGTTCAAAGTATCGAACGTTTCTTGCACAAGCTCCCATTCCTCTGGATCTTCTAGCAAAGACAAGTGAATGCCATCCTCGTCCTCTTCGTAACGGAAAGGAAATACTTCTGGCTCTTCCTCATTCTCATCGCCATCTGTTGGAATAAGTAAAATATATTTGCGATCTGAACCATCATTGGGTTCAATGCGCATTAGCACCTCAAACTCATCTTCGCCTCCTTCTTCATTAGGAATACGAATAAGCTCGATTTCATCGTACTGTTCATCATTCGACATGTTATTCCCTCACTTTGCTTTAGAGTCTAGATAATTTTGCAACAATAGCGCTGCAGCCATCTTATCTATTACTAGCTTACGCTTACTCCGACTAACATCCGCTTCGAGTAGAGCTCGTTCTGCTGACACAGTCGTCAGACGTTCATCCCACATCTGCACTGGCAGCGTTAGCATCTCTCTGAGTTGATCTGCAAATGCAATACAGTATTCACCACTAGGTCCAATCGTACCGTTCATGTTCTTAGGCAATCCGACGACAATCGATTCTACCTCGTGCTGCTTGACTAGGTCTGCAATTCGCGCGAACTCATCTTTAACAATCTTGCGATCTATAACCTCTAAACCTTGCGCTGTCCAACCAAATGCATCACTAAGGGCGACCCCGATTCGCCGTTCACCATAATCCAGTCCTAAGACTCTCATCGGTTAGCGATTCTGCCCAAGATAGAAACGTACGAGCTCTTCAATCAACTCGTCGCGCTCCTTTTTACGAATCAAGCTTCGCGCATTATTATGACGGGGGATATAAGCAGGATCACCAGAAAGCAGATAACCGACGATTTGGTTTATCGGATGATATTCCTTGTCTTGAAGCGCATCGTGCACTAAAAATAATATGTCGCGAGAAGATATTTCTTGGGGATCCGCAACCACATCAAACTTAACCGTCTGATCCAGATGATTTTTGTCCGATGAACTCATCGTCAACACCTCGCAATCTCAATGATCGCTGTACTAGCCAGAACATACGATCTTTGAATATCATCATAACACATTCTTATGGAGACAGGAAATCACTTGATCTAGATTTGATCTAGATTTGAGCTAGCAAAAGCTGTTCTGCAGCTGCTAATGCATCGGCTAGCTTCGAAGGATCTTTACCGCCCGCTTGCGCTAACTCTGGCTTCCCACCGCCGCCTCCACCACAGATTGGAGCAAGCTCTTTAATGAGCTTTCCTGCATGAACACCACGAGCAACGAGCTCAGGTGAAACGACAACGAGTAGATTAACCTTATCCTCAGAAACAGCGCCTAGTACGAGCACAGCAGAGCTTAATTTCGTCTTTAATTCATCAGCGACGCTACGAAGTACATCCATACTGCTTGCATTAACTTCTGTCGCTAACAAAGTGATGTCACCAATGGACTTCGTCTTACTCAGCAAATCTGCTGCTTCAAGTCGACTAAGCTTACTTTGCAACGATTCATGATCACGTTGAAGCTGGCGAACATCGCCTTGTACCGCTTCAATTCGCTTTGGAACATCTGCCACCTGGCATTTCAGCAATGCTGCTGCATTGTCAAGAATGTGCAATTGCTCTTCCATGTAGTTGTATGCATTGCGTCCTGTTACAGCTTCGATCCGGCGAACACCAGAGCCAATGCCACTCTCGCTTACAAGCTTCAGCAAGCCGATCTGTGACGTATTGCGCACATGACAACCACCGCAAAGCTCAAGGCTATAATCACCTACGCGAACGACTCGAACGATGTCTCCATACTTCTCGCCGAATAGCGCCATCGCACCCATTGCCTTAGCCTCAGCGATGGGCTTCAACGCAATCTCAAGTTCTGTTCCTAACCAGATTTGCTCATTGACGCGACGCTCGACATCTGCCAGCTCCTCTGCTGTAATCGCACCAAAGTGCGAGAAGTCAAAGCGAAGTCGATCAGGGCCGACGAGCGAGCCCGCCTGATTAACATGCTCACCAAGCACTTCCTTGAGCGCTTTATGAAGCAGGTGCGTTGCTGTATGATTGCGAATCGTATCGCTTCGTTCAGCTGCGTTAACTTTTGCCGTAATAACGTCGCCAACATTCAGGACACCCCGTGTTACAGTTACCTGATGTACATGTTGCCCGTGTGGCGCTTTGCTCAATCCAAGCACATCAGCAGTTAGCTCTGCACCAAGCAGCTGTCCACGGTCACTTACTTGTCCACCGCTCTCTGCATAGAACGGTGTTCGATCCAATACGATCAATACCGTTTCGCCTGTACCTACTGCGTCTACGAATGCATTGTTAGCAACGATCGCCTGAACTTTTGCTTCAATCGTTAAATCGTTGTATCCGACGAACTCACTCTTTTCCACATAATCTGCTAGCGGTCCGCCCTGTACCTTCATACTATCCATCTCTTGACGTGCAGCACGTGCGCGATCACGCTGTTCTTGCATCGATGCATCAAAGCCCGCGCGATCTACAGTCAATCCATGCTCAGAGGCATAATCTTCAGTCAAATCGAACGGGAAGCCATAAGTATCATACAGCTTAAATGCATCAGGACCGCTAATTTCACTACGACCATCCTCATTTGCTTTCTCTACAAGCTCAGCCAAGATTGACAAGCCATCGGACAACGTCTCGTGGAATCGTTCCTCTTCCGTACGAATAACCTTCTCGATAAATTCGCGCTTCTCCACAACTTCAGGGTAATAGCTCCCCATCACATCGCCAACTGTAGGTACGATCTCCCATAGGAATGGACGATCGATTCCCAATACTTTTCCGTATCGAACCGCACGTCGAAGCAAACGCCGAATAACGTATCCACGACCTTCGTTAGAAGGCAATACGCCATCACCAACAGAGAAAGCAACTGTGCGAATGTGGTCAGCGATTACCTTCAACGCAACATCATGCTCTTCTTTTGTTTTATAGGTAACATTAGCAATGTTGCTAGCGTGTTCAATCATCGGCATAAACAAGTCTGTATCGAAGTTAGAGTCCACGTCTTGAACAATCGAAGCAAACCGTTCCAAGCCTGCGCCTGTATCGATGTTCTTATTCGGAAGCGGTGTGTAGCTGCCATCTTTGTTATGGTTGAACTGTGAGAATACAAGGTTCCATACTTCTAAGAAGCGTTCATTTTCCCCACCTGTTGTACAATCAGGATCCGACAAATCTCCATACTTGTCACCACGATCATAGAAAATTTCTGTACAAGGTC is from Candidatus Cohnella colombiensis and encodes:
- a CDS encoding DUF1292 domain-containing protein; amino-acid sequence: MSELTSLRQLYGDIIELEDDENRALPYHIVAELSLNAKQYVILQSETDRQDDTFEVFQVAVDAEGEVQLETVVEDDEWEAVAEAYDDMQFGNNDQP
- a CDS encoding DUF1292 domain-containing protein, translating into MSNDEQYDEIELIRIPNEEGGEDEFEVLMRIEPNDGSDRKYILLIPTDGDENEEEPEVFPFRYEEDEDGIHLSLLEDPEEWELVQETFDTLNGDFDDVEGEEV
- the ruvX gene encoding Holliday junction resolvase RuvX — protein: MRVLGLDYGERRIGVALSDAFGWTAQGLEVIDRKIVKDEFARIADLVKQHEVESIVVGLPKNMNGTIGPSGEYCIAFADQLREMLTLPVQMWDERLTTVSAERALLEADVSRSKRKLVIDKMAAALLLQNYLDSKAK
- a CDS encoding IreB family regulatory phosphoprotein, producing the protein MSSSDKNHLDQTVKFDVVADPQEISSRDILFLVHDALQDKEYHPINQIVGYLLSGDPAYIPRHNNARSLIRKKERDELIEELVRFYLGQNR
- the alaS gene encoding alanine--tRNA ligase: MKAAEIRAKWLEFFASKGHKIEASAPLVPHNDPSLLWINAGMAPLKAYFDGREIPANPKIANSQKCIRTNDIENVGKTRRHHTFFEMLGNFSIGDYFKEEAITWAWEFLTGPQWIGFDPERLSVTVYPEDEEAYRYWNEKIGLPAERIVKLEENFWDIGEGPCGPCTEIFYDRGDKYGDLSDPDCTTGGENERFLEVWNLVFSQFNHNKDGSYTPLPNKNIDTGAGLERFASIVQDVDSNFDTDLFMPMIEHASNIANVTYKTKEEHDVALKVIADHIRTVAFSVGDGVLPSNEGRGYVIRRLLRRAVRYGKVLGIDRPFLWEIVPTVGDVMGSYYPEVVEKREFIEKVIRTEEERFHETLSDGLSILAELVEKANEDGRSEISGPDAFKLYDTYGFPFDLTEDYASEHGLTVDRAGFDASMQEQRDRARAARQEMDSMKVQGGPLADYVEKSEFVGYNDLTIEAKVQAIVANNAFVDAVGTGETVLIVLDRTPFYAESGGQVSDRGQLLGAELTADVLGLSKAPHGQHVHQVTVTRGVLNVGDVITAKVNAAERSDTIRNHTATHLLHKALKEVLGEHVNQAGSLVGPDRLRFDFSHFGAITAEELADVERRVNEQIWLGTELEIALKPIAEAKAMGAMALFGEKYGDIVRVVRVGDYSLELCGGCHVRNTSQIGLLKLVSESGIGSGVRRIEAVTGRNAYNYMEEQLHILDNAAALLKCQVADVPKRIEAVQGDVRQLQRDHESLQSKLSRLEAADLLSKTKSIGDITLLATEVNASSMDVLRSVADELKTKLSSAVLVLGAVSEDKVNLLVVVSPELVARGVHAGKLIKELAPICGGGGGGKPELAQAGGKDPSKLADALAAAEQLLLAQI